A region of Streptomyces sp. NBC_01788 DNA encodes the following proteins:
- a CDS encoding glycosyltransferase family 2 protein, with product MVEPRIAVAVVTMGNRPAEVDALLESVAKQDLAPARIVIVGNGCRLPEFARRLSLPGEVTAVDLDENLGCPGGRNAALARLRDFGDVDVVVELDDDGLLVDADVLRRVRDLYAADPRLGIVGFRIADENGETQQRHVPRIGGSDPMRGGYVTGFLGGGHGLRMAMLEQTGDWPAEFFFAHEETDLAWRAADAGWKILYAPELLLQHPKTSPARHAVYYRVTARNRVWLVRRRLPLPLVPVHLGVWTLLTLARTRSLAGLRAWCGGFVEGLREPAGERRPMRWRTVWRLTRLGRPPVV from the coding sequence GTGGTGGAGCCGAGGATCGCTGTCGCGGTGGTGACCATGGGCAACCGGCCTGCCGAGGTCGACGCCCTGCTGGAGTCCGTGGCCAAGCAGGACCTCGCGCCCGCCCGCATCGTGATCGTCGGCAACGGCTGCCGGCTGCCCGAGTTCGCCCGCCGGCTGTCCCTGCCCGGCGAGGTCACGGCGGTCGACCTCGACGAGAACCTCGGCTGTCCCGGCGGGCGCAACGCCGCCCTGGCCCGGCTGCGGGATTTCGGGGACGTCGACGTGGTCGTGGAGCTGGACGACGACGGGCTCCTGGTCGACGCCGACGTACTGCGCCGGGTACGGGACCTGTACGCCGCCGACCCGCGCCTCGGCATCGTCGGCTTCCGCATCGCCGACGAGAACGGCGAGACCCAGCAGCGGCACGTGCCGCGGATCGGCGGGTCGGATCCGATGCGGGGCGGGTACGTCACCGGGTTCCTCGGCGGCGGGCACGGCCTGCGGATGGCGATGCTGGAGCAGACCGGGGACTGGCCCGCGGAGTTCTTCTTCGCGCACGAGGAGACCGACCTGGCCTGGCGCGCCGCCGACGCCGGCTGGAAGATCCTCTACGCGCCCGAGCTGCTCCTGCAGCATCCGAAGACCTCGCCCGCGCGGCACGCCGTCTACTACCGGGTCACCGCCCGCAACCGGGTCTGGCTGGTCAGGCGGCGGCTGCCGCTTCCGCTGGTCCCGGTCCACCTCGGCGTGTGGACGCTCCTGACCCTGGCGCGGACCCGGTCGCTCGCCGGACTGCGGGCCTGGTGCGGCGGGTTCGTGGAGGGGCTGCGCGAGCCGGCGGGGGAGCGGCGGCCCATGCGCTGGCGGACGGTGTGGCGGCTGACCCGGCTCGGCCGGCCGCCGGTCGTCTGA
- a CDS encoding Clp protease N-terminal domain-containing protein yields MTNPTIRSSVRLDDLISAIKTVHQEPLEQLQDAVLAAEHLGEVADHLIGHFVDQARRSGASWTDIGRNMGVTRQAAQKRFVPKESADLDPSQGFSRYTPRARKVVMAAHEEAKAARSAEGTPAHLVLGLLIEPEAMAAQAVEAQGVTLDAVREAATAALPPASDDAPELVPYGSAAKKALELTFREALRLGHNYIGTEHILLALLELENGEGVLSGLGLDKTRTEEYVAAALAELVEDRSRQDEDQEPQAEGGPEG; encoded by the coding sequence ATGACGAACCCCACCATCAGGTCGAGCGTCCGTCTGGACGACCTCATCTCGGCCATCAAGACCGTCCACCAGGAACCCCTCGAACAGCTCCAGGACGCCGTGCTCGCCGCCGAGCACCTGGGCGAGGTGGCGGACCACCTCATCGGGCACTTCGTCGACCAGGCCCGGCGCTCCGGCGCCTCCTGGACCGACATCGGCAGGAACATGGGCGTCACCCGGCAGGCCGCGCAGAAGCGGTTCGTGCCCAAGGAGTCGGCCGACCTCGATCCCAGTCAGGGCTTCAGCCGCTACACGCCCCGCGCCCGCAAGGTGGTCATGGCCGCCCACGAGGAGGCCAAGGCCGCCAGGAGCGCCGAGGGAACGCCCGCGCACCTGGTCCTCGGGCTGCTCATCGAACCGGAGGCCATGGCCGCGCAGGCCGTCGAGGCCCAGGGCGTCACCCTGGACGCCGTCCGCGAGGCCGCGACCGCCGCCCTGCCGCCGGCGTCCGACGACGCCCCCGAGCTGGTCCCCTACGGCTCGGCCGCCAAGAAGGCCCTGGAGCTCACCTTCCGCGAGGCCCTGCGCCTCGGCCACAACTACATCGGCACCGAGCACATCCTGCTGGCCCTGCTGGAGCTGGAGAACGGCGAGGGCGTCCTCAGCGGCCTCGGCCTGGACAAGACACGCACCGAGGAGTACGTGGCGGCGGCCCTGGCGGAGCTGGTGGAGGACCGGTCCCGCCAGGACGAGGACCAGGAGCCGCAGGCGGAGGGCGGACCGGAGGGCTGA
- the rpmB gene encoding 50S ribosomal protein L28 yields the protein MSAHCMLTGARPGFGNRVSHSHRRTSRRFDPNIQSKRYWLPSEGRHVRLRLSVRAVRTVDTIGVEAAVARIRARGVKV from the coding sequence ATGTCCGCCCACTGCATGCTGACCGGCGCCCGGCCCGGCTTCGGCAACCGCGTCTCGCACTCCCACCGCCGGACCTCCCGCCGCTTCGACCCGAACATCCAGAGCAAGCGCTACTGGCTGCCGAGCGAGGGCCGCCATGTGCGGCTCCGGCTGAGCGTGAGGGCCGTCAGGACCGTCGACACGATCGGCGTCGAGGCGGCCGTGGCGCGCATCCGCGCGCGCGGAGTGAAGGTCTGA
- a CDS encoding type B 50S ribosomal protein L31 produces the protein MRKGIHPAYGPVVFRDRAAGYAFLTRSTMTGEKTIEWEDGRTYPVVDVEISDVSHPFYTGTARVLDTAGRVERFERRYGKRGGA, from the coding sequence GTGCGCAAGGGAATCCATCCGGCCTACGGGCCCGTCGTCTTCCGTGACCGTGCCGCCGGCTACGCCTTCCTCACCCGCTCGACCATGACCGGCGAGAAGACGATCGAGTGGGAGGACGGCCGCACCTACCCCGTCGTCGACGTCGAGATCTCCGACGTCAGCCACCCCTTCTACACCGGCACCGCCCGCGTCCTCGACACCGCCGGGCGCGTGGAGCGCTTCGAGCGCCGGTACGGGAAGCGGGGCGGGGCGTGA
- a CDS encoding DUF2786 domain-containing protein encodes MSTSNTVDGAFRAALYAPSDDALDTGASLLAADPAADAELLRRGQEFVATAWQRGWQPADVARLVRRELDEAHAQLLAALVRAQSADDRPRGPRWTAQLDALPCGEPPRADRFSHATTVLELYRLLLRLPALEPLDETAPAPRAESRMLTRIRALLAKAEATGYPEEAEALSAKAQELMARHSVDEALLAARAPAPDAPGACRIGVEAPYEQAKAVLLDAVATANHCRAVWNEALGFSTVVGFEADLEAVELLHASLLVQATTAMTRAEAAQRAGGRKRTKTFRQSFLAAYAHRVGARLAAAAETQVTADLLPVLATRDVAVTDRVDRLFPETTTTRLRGVSDTEGWEEGARAADRAQVKSRPRLGRRAAPPA; translated from the coding sequence GTGAGTACGTCCAACACCGTCGACGGCGCCTTCCGGGCCGCCCTGTACGCACCCTCCGACGACGCCCTCGACACCGGTGCCTCCCTGCTGGCGGCCGACCCCGCGGCAGACGCGGAACTCCTCAGGCGCGGACAGGAGTTCGTGGCGACGGCTTGGCAGCGCGGCTGGCAGCCCGCCGACGTCGCACGGCTCGTGCGGCGGGAGCTCGACGAGGCCCACGCGCAGTTGCTCGCGGCGCTCGTCCGCGCGCAGTCGGCCGACGACCGGCCGCGCGGCCCGCGCTGGACAGCCCAGCTCGACGCACTGCCCTGCGGGGAACCGCCCCGCGCCGACCGCTTCTCGCACGCCACCACCGTCCTGGAGCTCTACCGCCTGCTGCTGCGGCTCCCCGCGCTCGAACCGCTGGACGAGACCGCGCCCGCGCCCCGGGCCGAGTCCCGCATGCTCACCCGGATCCGGGCGCTGCTCGCCAAGGCGGAGGCGACCGGGTACCCGGAGGAGGCGGAGGCGCTCAGCGCGAAGGCGCAGGAGCTGATGGCGCGGCACAGCGTGGACGAGGCGCTGCTCGCGGCCCGCGCCCCGGCACCCGACGCCCCCGGCGCCTGCCGGATCGGTGTCGAGGCGCCGTACGAACAGGCCAAGGCCGTGCTGCTGGACGCCGTCGCCACCGCCAACCACTGCCGCGCCGTGTGGAACGAGGCCCTCGGTTTCTCCACCGTCGTCGGCTTCGAAGCCGACCTGGAGGCGGTCGAACTGCTCCACGCCTCGCTGCTGGTCCAGGCCACCACCGCGATGACCAGGGCGGAGGCCGCCCAGCGGGCGGGCGGGCGCAAGCGGACGAAGACCTTCCGGCAGTCCTTCCTCGCCGCCTACGCCCACCGGGTCGGCGCCCGCCTCGCGGCGGCCGCCGAGACCCAGGTCACCGCGGACCTGCTGCCCGTCCTGGCGACCCGGGACGTCGCGGTCACCGACCGCGTGGACCGCCTGTTCCCGGAGACGACCACCACCCGGCTGCGCGGAGTGAGCGACACGGAGGGCTGGGAGGAGGGGGCCCGGGCGGCGGACCGGGCCCAGGTGAAGTCCCGCCCGCGACTCGGCCGACGGGCCGCACCACCCGCGTGA
- a CDS encoding adenosine deaminase family protein, with product MQRRSSARRRVVPAAVGSLLALSLLSAVSAGAQPAAGAQQAAEAQPGGGLPSRAVPQSRPVTVAEARTDAYLRSLRSRPASLRGFFVSLPKGGDLHNHLSGAVSTEYLIELAAEDGLCVETATLTAVAPPCGPGTRPAADARRDHAFHDALVRAWSMQDFPPGGNGHDHFFDTFGKFGEVTWRHRGKLLAQVADHVAGQNQFYLETMVSPASDGAKQLAAEVGWDADLAALHRKLVAGGKLDRLVTAARKEADDGDAEFRATEHCGTGRARPGCRLTVRWISQASRGSAPERVFTQLALGMRLAERDPRFVAVNLVQPEDGNVALRDYSLQMRMVRYLRGAYPRAHVTLHAGELWTGLVKPQDLEFHIKEAVDVARTQRVGHGVDLVHEDGWQRTARTMAARQVAVEVPFSSNAQILGVKGAEHPFTTYRRYGVPIVLATDDPGVSRIDISHEYQYAAATYGLSYPELKDLARASLQYAFLPGASLWQGNPTTGGYRVVPACRGERPGMPVRSAACQRLLYGSPRAELEWRQEAAFAAFERTHARTTR from the coding sequence ATGCAACGCCGAAGTTCCGCACGCCGCCGGGTTGTTCCGGCCGCCGTGGGCTCCCTCCTCGCCCTGTCCCTCCTGTCTGCCGTGTCCGCCGGCGCCCAGCCCGCCGCCGGAGCGCAACAGGCCGCTGAGGCGCAACCCGGCGGCGGGCTCCCGTCGCGTGCCGTGCCGCAGTCCCGGCCGGTGACGGTCGCGGAGGCCCGTACGGACGCCTACCTGAGATCGCTGCGCTCCCGGCCCGCGTCACTGCGCGGCTTCTTCGTGAGCCTGCCCAAGGGCGGGGACCTGCACAACCACCTCTCGGGCGCGGTGTCCACGGAGTATCTGATCGAGCTGGCCGCCGAGGACGGGCTGTGCGTCGAGACCGCGACGCTGACCGCCGTCGCGCCGCCGTGCGGGCCCGGCACCCGCCCCGCGGCGGACGCCCGGAGGGACCACGCCTTCCACGACGCGCTGGTCCGCGCCTGGTCCATGCAGGACTTCCCGCCCGGCGGCAACGGCCACGACCACTTCTTCGACACCTTCGGGAAGTTCGGCGAGGTGACCTGGCGGCACCGGGGCAAGCTGCTCGCCCAGGTCGCCGACCACGTCGCGGGCCAGAACCAGTTCTATCTGGAGACCATGGTCAGCCCGGCCTCCGACGGCGCGAAGCAACTGGCCGCCGAGGTCGGCTGGGACGCCGATCTCGCCGCCCTGCACCGCAAGTTGGTGGCAGGCGGCAAGCTCGACAGGCTGGTCACCGCGGCCCGCAAGGAGGCCGACGACGGCGACGCCGAGTTCCGCGCGACCGAGCATTGCGGCACCGGCCGCGCCCGGCCCGGCTGCCGGCTCACCGTCCGCTGGATCTCCCAGGCCTCCCGGGGCAGCGCCCCGGAGCGCGTCTTCACCCAACTCGCCCTGGGCATGCGGCTGGCCGAGCGCGACCCGCGCTTCGTCGCGGTCAACCTCGTCCAGCCGGAGGACGGGAACGTCGCGCTGCGCGACTACAGCCTCCAGATGCGCATGGTCCGCTATCTGCGCGGCGCGTACCCGAGGGCCCATGTCACGCTGCACGCAGGTGAGTTGTGGACCGGGCTGGTCAAGCCGCAGGACCTGGAGTTCCACATCAAGGAGGCCGTCGACGTCGCCCGCACCCAGCGCGTCGGGCACGGCGTCGACCTCGTCCACGAGGACGGCTGGCAGCGCACGGCCCGCACCATGGCCGCCCGTCAGGTCGCCGTCGAAGTGCCCTTCTCCAGCAACGCCCAGATCCTCGGCGTGAAGGGCGCCGAACACCCCTTCACCACGTACCGCCGCTACGGCGTCCCCATCGTGCTGGCCACCGACGACCCCGGCGTGTCCCGGATCGACATCAGCCACGAGTACCAGTACGCCGCCGCGACCTACGGCCTGTCCTACCCCGAGCTGAAGGACCTCGCGCGCGCCTCGCTCCAGTACGCCTTCCTGCCCGGTGCGAGCCTGTGGCAGGGCAATCCCACCACCGGGGGCTACCGGGTCGTGCCCGCCTGCCGCGGTGAACGCCCCGGCATGCCCGTACGGTCCGCGGCGTGTCAGCGTCTGCTGTACGGCAGCCCCAGGGCGGAACTCGAATGGCGCCAGGAGGCGGCCTTCGCCGCCTTCGAACGCACACACGCCCGCACGACACGCTGA
- the rpmG gene encoding 50S ribosomal protein L33: MARNELRPVVKLRSTAGTGYTYVTRKNRRNDPDRLTLRKYDPVAGRHVDFREER, encoded by the coding sequence ATGGCACGCAATGAACTCCGCCCGGTCGTCAAACTCCGGTCCACCGCCGGAACCGGCTACACCTACGTCACCCGCAAGAACCGCCGCAACGATCCGGACCGGCTGACCCTGCGCAAGTACGACCCGGTCGCCGGCCGGCACGTCGACTTCCGAGAGGAGCGCTGA
- the rpsN gene encoding 30S ribosomal protein S14, translating into MAKKSKIAKNEQRRRIVERYAARRAELKEIIRRPSSSPDERLAAERELRGQPRDASATRVRNRDQTDGRPRGYLRTFGLSRVSLREQAHAGHLPGVRKASW; encoded by the coding sequence ATGGCGAAGAAGAGCAAGATCGCGAAGAACGAGCAGCGACGGCGGATCGTCGAGCGGTACGCCGCCCGGCGGGCCGAGCTGAAGGAGATCATCCGCAGGCCGTCCTCGTCACCGGACGAACGGCTCGCCGCCGAGCGGGAGTTGCGCGGGCAGCCGCGGGATGCGAGCGCCACGCGGGTGCGCAACCGCGACCAGACCGACGGCCGGCCGCGCGGTTACCTGCGCACCTTCGGCCTGTCCCGGGTGAGCCTGCGGGAGCAGGCGCACGCCGGGCATCTGCCCGGGGTCCGAAAGGCCTCCTGGTAG
- a CDS encoding DUF4232 domain-containing protein, translated as MRAIPLTVTALTAALLLTACGSGGGDTGSGDKNTGSTACRIGGLGVQVGPANAAPAAGDTGDVPVTVTNRGARCTLEGFPGVTLSAGKATATVPQDTSGKPQRLTLAKGDTASFTLTYVRAKEGGTKSLAVTSLKLRLPGASDSQDFPWSYGPVQGKKDAGDPDASVTAFQQAGD; from the coding sequence ATGCGCGCCATTCCGCTCACCGTCACCGCTCTCACCGCGGCCCTCCTGCTCACCGCCTGCGGCAGCGGCGGCGGCGACACCGGCTCCGGGGACAAGAACACCGGCAGCACGGCCTGCCGGATCGGCGGGCTCGGGGTCCAGGTCGGACCCGCCAACGCCGCGCCCGCCGCCGGGGACACGGGCGATGTGCCCGTCACCGTCACCAACCGGGGTGCCCGCTGCACCCTGGAGGGCTTCCCGGGCGTCACCCTGTCCGCCGGCAAGGCCACGGCGACCGTCCCGCAGGACACGTCCGGCAAGCCGCAGAGGCTCACCCTGGCCAAGGGCGACACGGCGTCCTTCACCCTCACCTACGTGCGGGCCAAGGAGGGCGGCACCAAGAGCCTCGCGGTGACGTCGCTGAAGCTCCGCCTGCCCGGAGCGTCCGACAGCCAGGACTTCCCGTGGTCCTACGGCCCGGTCCAGGGCAAGAAGGACGCGGGCGACCCGGACGCCTCGGTGACGGCCTTCCAGCAGGCCGGCGACTGA
- a CDS encoding bifunctional 3'-5' exonuclease/DNA polymerase — protein sequence MTDRWALAPAEDGGAEVAPLGRDGLPAGPVHRAADLADAVRGRPDVARWVWRSTAEVYPRLLAAGVRVERCYDIEDAETLLLGHEGRHGEPRSAAAALARLRGGPVPADPPHRSAEPGAQSSLFEPQSVRLPLTDLITVYAEQQRRHERAEHPDRMRLLTATESAGTLVAAEMNRAGLPWRADVHREVLHELLGERYAGGGEPRRLAELADEVSTAFGHRVRPDLPADVVKAFARAGIRVKSTRRWELRSVDHPAVEPLLEYKRLYRIWVAHGWSWLQDWVREGRFRPEFLAGGTVTGRWVTNGGGALQIPKVIRRAVVADPGWRLVVADAAQMEPRVLAAISRDPGLMEVAGRDADLYQSVSDRAFSGDRAQAKLAVLGAVYGQTSGDGLKNLAALRRRFPKAVAYVDEAARAGEEGRLVRTWLGRTCPPAAGTGEDADGEAGLPQDDPAAAQPADQGWMPGYASTNSRARGRFARNFVVQGSAAEWALLLLAALRRTCRDLAAELVFFQHDEVIVHCPEEETDAVVEAIRQAAELAGRLTFGETPVRFPFTTAVVECYADAK from the coding sequence ATGACCGACCGGTGGGCTCTGGCACCGGCCGAGGACGGCGGCGCCGAGGTCGCCCCCCTCGGCCGGGACGGCCTGCCCGCCGGCCCGGTGCACCGTGCCGCGGACCTCGCGGACGCGGTCCGCGGTAGGCCGGACGTCGCACGATGGGTGTGGCGGTCCACCGCCGAGGTCTATCCCCGCCTGCTCGCCGCGGGCGTGCGGGTGGAGCGGTGCTACGACATCGAGGACGCCGAGACGCTCCTCCTCGGCCACGAGGGGCGCCACGGCGAGCCCCGCTCGGCCGCCGCCGCGCTGGCCCGGCTGCGCGGCGGCCCCGTACCGGCGGACCCGCCGCACCGGTCCGCCGAACCGGGCGCGCAGTCCTCGCTCTTCGAGCCGCAGAGCGTGCGCCTGCCGCTGACGGACCTGATCACGGTCTACGCCGAGCAGCAGCGGCGGCACGAACGAGCCGAACACCCCGACCGCATGCGCCTGCTGACCGCCACCGAGTCGGCGGGCACGCTGGTGGCGGCCGAGATGAACCGCGCGGGCCTGCCCTGGCGCGCGGACGTGCACCGCGAGGTGCTGCACGAACTGCTCGGCGAGCGGTACGCGGGCGGCGGCGAGCCCCGCCGCCTGGCCGAACTCGCGGACGAGGTGTCCACGGCCTTCGGCCACCGGGTGCGGCCGGACCTGCCCGCCGACGTCGTCAAGGCCTTCGCCCGGGCCGGGATCAGGGTGAAGTCCACCCGCCGCTGGGAACTCCGGTCCGTCGACCACCCGGCCGTCGAACCCCTGCTGGAGTACAAGAGGCTGTACCGGATCTGGGTCGCCCACGGCTGGTCCTGGCTGCAGGACTGGGTGCGCGAGGGCAGGTTCAGACCGGAGTTCCTCGCCGGCGGCACGGTCACCGGCCGCTGGGTGACAAACGGCGGGGGCGCGCTCCAGATCCCGAAGGTCATCCGCCGGGCCGTGGTGGCCGACCCCGGCTGGCGGCTGGTCGTGGCCGACGCCGCCCAGATGGAGCCGCGGGTGCTGGCGGCCATCTCCCGCGACCCGGGGCTGATGGAGGTGGCGGGCCGGGACGCCGACCTCTACCAGTCGGTGTCCGACCGGGCCTTCTCCGGCGACCGCGCCCAGGCGAAACTCGCCGTGCTCGGCGCTGTCTACGGGCAGACCTCCGGCGACGGACTGAAGAACCTCGCCGCCCTCAGACGCCGCTTCCCGAAGGCGGTGGCGTACGTCGACGAGGCCGCGCGGGCCGGCGAGGAGGGCCGGCTCGTACGGACCTGGCTGGGCCGCACCTGTCCCCCGGCCGCCGGTACGGGCGAGGACGCCGACGGAGAGGCGGGCCTCCCACAGGACGACCCGGCCGCCGCGCAACCCGCCGACCAGGGCTGGATGCCGGGGTACGCCTCCACCAACTCGCGTGCCCGCGGCCGCTTCGCCCGCAACTTCGTCGTGCAGGGCAGCGCCGCCGAATGGGCCCTGCTGCTGCTCGCCGCACTGCGCCGCACCTGCCGTGACCTGGCGGCCGAGCTGGTCTTCTTCCAGCACGACGAGGTGATCGTGCACTGCCCGGAGGAGGAGACGGACGCGGTCGTCGAGGCGATCCGGCAGGCCGCGGAACTGGCGGGACGGCTGACGTTCGGCGAGACCCCGGTGCGGTTCCCGTTCACCACGGCGGTGGTGGAGTGCTACGCCGACGCGAAGTGA